The Halomonas sp. KG2 genome segment ACTTCACCGAAGGTGCTGCAACAGCGACTGTGTATGGTACGCATCACTGGTATTTTATTCATTCTCGCGCTGGTCGCAGCCACATTAGTCGTATACCTCACAATGCCTTCTAGCTTATATTTTGAGCACCCATGACGCATGGCTGAGTGGGGGTGGGCGGTCACAACTGGTGTCGTTATACTCATGTGTGGAGGTTGGTGTAAGTCCCGCCGTGAGAATCAAGTTGCCAAAGCCCTTAAAGTACACATCTATGCATCAATTACTCGGGTACGAAGCGGCCTACTTGATGACTGGTTGGCATCATGTAGGAGGCGTGATTGAGCGCTACGAGCAGTTGAGTTTTCCAGTTGATCTACTTTGATGTGAGTGTTTATTGCGGTAATCGTGTTAGTTTTGGAGACGATAGAAGACCGCTCGGTAATAGGTATTCGCCCTCTGCTAGTGGTATTGCCAACCTGGAGAACGTTGGCTCTAAGTTGACTCCTGCCATTTGCCAAGCTTTCCAAACCAAAGTCGTGCAATAAATTGCATCAACGCCAAATACTCTGAATGGCGCTCCTTCCTTTGCTATCGCCCATTCTACTGCGCTTTGCCTTTCAGAATCGGTGGCATCAACTTGATAGACTGAAAAGTAACGAGACTGTTCTGGCGCGATAAAGAAGCTCAGTGGGTCGATAACCACGCCATCGATACGACCTGGGATTTCAGCAGGAGAAGAGTGGATCACAACCCATTGCTCATCCTGCTTCGCAAGCATACCGACATGGCTGAAACTTCCATTGTCAATTGCTAATACTGCATTACTTACGAACTCAGTGCCTTCCCGAAAAATAAGATCTCCCGGGCGGGCTTCGTCCAATTCATCTGCTGTTGATAGGGGAGCGAGAGTAAACAGCGAGATCAAGGCTATTGTAGTGCGTACCCAGGAGAACTTGGTCATCAATCTAAGCTTATCTTCCAATCGCCATCAATTTTGACTAGCCGTGTATTTTCAGTAGTGCTTTTGCCATTTCCATAGTTGATTTGGCTCTGGATCGTAGCCTGATTACCATCGTCTGAGATAACAGAATTGAGGGTTTCCACAGAGTCGAAACCGTCGTTAGCATTTATGCGATTCTGAACTTCACCGACAATCATTTGCACTTTGCCTCTAGCCTGAACCATTTCGTTTGCACTGACACTTGCGAATGATATTTGGTCAATAGCTTTATCAGTGTCACCTTGTGCGGCAGCCTTAAAGAACGTCTCAACAGTATCTTCTGGTTTTCCACCAGAGCAAGCGGTGAGTGTGAATACAGCCAAAAGCAGTAGTAACGGATAAAGTAAGTGGTTTTTCATGTTAGTCCCTTTGATAAATAATTCCCCGTTAGGTGATGGTATCAAAGTTTTATGAGGTTTTTTATGCGTTTTGGGAAAAATGGGTATAGGCCGAATGAATACTAATATTTTTCAGGTAATTACTACCATATTAAAGGAGTGTGGGCTGGCTCACTCGGCAATCGTTCCGCATCATCTATCACACGAACTTTGGTAGTCATCTTATGCGACCGCCTCCAGGATACTTGAGGGAGCCGTCAATATGCGTAAGGCTTTTAGTCACGACTCAACCCCGTACGCAGTGATTCAATTCGCTGACAGTCGGGATGAAGAAACCGGCCACCGTGCCGGTTTCTTCGTTTCTAAGTCACCGAACTTCTGCAATGAGGCAAAGGAATAAACCTCAAAGAGCCAAAAGGAAGGGGTTAATGGAATGGTTTTGAAGGGGAAGGAACTTACCGGTGAAAGACATGAGTAGTCGTTGAGTGGTAGGCTCTAAAGGTTAAGACTAGCTATCCAAGAGTTTGCAGCAGTCAGACAACGCTCGAAACTGTAAGGTAACCGGCCCGTTGTCGATCAGCCCTGACAAAGTGCACGAAATCGAGCGTAATAAACGGCTGCTTAAGAGCAGCCATTTGGACAGTTGGGTTGAAAATCATCGTATATCACTATTCTTATTTTCTATTGATTAAGATTGTCCAACATACTTTGAAGTCGCTGCTGCGCTGTCTTATTTAAAGGAAGAAGCGGTTTTCTTGGGTTGCCCGCTTCTTTTCCTTGAAGTGTAAGCCCTGATTTAACTGCTGCTGCTAGGCCGAATGAAACGATAAATTCAAGAAACTCGTATTGCTGATAAAACAGTGCTTTAGCTTTCTCGTTGTCACCGCTCTTGACTGCATCGAACAGTTGTTTCGGTTTATCGCCTATCAGGCAAGGAGCTGCTGTACACCAACCGCTGGCACCTGCATTGAGAGCCTCTAACGCCATATGGTTACAGCCATTAAAGAAGGGCACTTTGCCATCCGATAATGTGTAGATCTTGTGCATGCGTTGTATGTCGCCAGTACTTTCCTTGATCATGCTTGCATTCTGTATGCTGTCGACCATTTTAAGCATGAATTCGGGACTCATATCCACGCCACAGGTAGCGGGGTTGTTATAAACCATTATGGGCAGCGGGCTTGCGCTTGAGACTGCTTCGTAGTGCTGGAAGATTTCAGCCTCGCTCAATTTATAATACGAAAATGGAGAGAGCATAATGACATCGGCCCCGATGTTATGAGCATGCTGCGCGTATTTAACGGCTTGCTCGGTGGTAAGCTCTGCGATACCAATGACCACAGGTACCCTACCTGCAACATACTTCACAGTGTATTCAGCGACCTGCTTCCACTCCTCTTCACTCAAATAGGCGGCCTCACCGGCACTGCCTAATGCAGCAATAGCATCTACTTTGGCTCCTGGATTCATAGAATAACCGCAGCACTTTGGACACCACGGTGGAGGCAGGAGGGTCAGCGCCGGTACCCTTCTCGGCTCACCGACCAAAGTGAAGCAGAGCATGGGATACCGACAGCTGACCCAGACCCAACGATACCAGATCCACGCCCGCTATGACTTGGGCGTGAGCCAGCGTCAAATCGGCAGAGAGCTAGGAATCCACAGCAGCACGGTCAGCCGTGAGCTGCGTCGTAACGCCACTTCTGGTGGCTACGACCCCGAGCAGGCCCAGTCCCTCAGTGATCACCGCCGCCGCACCGCCTGGAAGTGGACGAAGCGCTTGCCCAGCCTGATCACCGCCGTTGCCGACCGGCTGCGAGAGGAGTGGAGTCCGGAGCAGATCAGCGGCTTCATGGCACCGTTGGCCGGCATAGGCGTCAGTCACCAGTGGATCTACTCCTTGATCTGGGATGACAGAGCGCAAGGTGGCGATCTATGGCGGCACCTCCGCCAACCGAAGCGTCGCAGCAAGCATCGGGCTCAGGCCAAGAGCGCTGGGCTTGGCAAGATCCCCAGCCGCGTGGGCATTGAGCATCGCCCGGCAGAGGTCGATGCCAGGCTCGTCATCGGGCACTGGGAAGGCGACACCGTCATTCAGGGGCATAAGCAATCGGGGCTGGTGACGCTGGTAGAGCGCCGTAGCGGCTATCTGCTGGCGGCGAGGTTGCCCAGGGTCTCAGCGGAGCTGACGCAAGCGGCCATGATCCGGCTGTTGAAGCCTCGCCGGGGTGCTGTGAAGACCATCACCCTAGACAACGGCTCGGAGTTCGCCGGCCACATAGCCGTAGGCAAGGCGGTGACCGCAAAGACCTACTTTTGCGATCCCTACTGCTCTGGCCAGCGTGGGAGCAACGAGAATACCAATGGCTTGATACGGCAGTACTTCCCCAAGGGAACAGACTTCCGCCAGGTCACCGATGCCGAGCTGCGCAAGGTGGTCGAGAAACTAAACGACCGCCCTCGAAAGCGACTCGGTTACCGGACACCGGCACAGGTGTTTCTGGGGGAGTACTCAGGAGCCCTGGACACAGCAGGTGCTGCACTTATTGCTTGAATTCAGGGCTTCAAGTAGCACATCTATCACGCTACCGAGTTTGTTGAGATCTACCTGTTTATTATTTTGGCTAAAGGGAGTTACCGGATAGCCAATGATGCCTGATAAGTTCATGATTTACCCCTTAAATGCAGTTTTGGTGATTTTTTAGAGCCTGTCTTGCGTAGTAAGCAAAATTCACTTTGTTTCGTTTGTCGGACGATACCCAGTCATGTGCTTCCTGGGCCAGGTCATGAGGTAGGGGCTTAATTTGACCAGCAGACATTGCTAAAAGCTGCAGTTTTGCCGCTCGCTCGATCAGGATGGCTAAGTTACAGGCCTCTTCAATCGTTTTGCCGGTTACAAGTTGTCCGTGGTGGGCAAGAAATACAGCTCGGTTATTACCCAGCGCCTTTGAAATTAATACGCCTTCTTCATTTCCAACAGGGACGCCTGGCCATTCAGCAACGAACGAGCAATCGTTGTACAAAGCGGCAGTGTCCATTTGGGAAATGATCAGTGGTACTTCTAGCATCGACAATGCGGCCACATGGGTAGGGTGGGTATGAATGATGCAATTAACTTCTGGATGCTCTTTATAGATCCAAGTATGGAAACGGTTGGCTGGATTAGGCATACCTTTGCCAGCCAATAGTTCCAGGTCATGATCCACGATTAACAAGTTTTCGGCTGTGATTTCATCAAACCCCAAGCCCAATCGTTGAGTTAGAAAAGTATTGGGCTGCTCACTACGGCAGGTAATCTGGCCTGCCAAGCCTGAATCGTGACCTTTGTCGAACAGAATTCGGCATGTCAGCGCGAGTTTTTCACGAACAGTCAGCTCTATGTCTTGTATACGCTCTTGCATATTGCTTTCTGCGATCTGCATTAGTTCCTGTTTTGCTTTAGTGGCGGTCTTCATGTTTTTTTCCTCAGATGGCTTTGATAATGGTTGTACAATATCGCCGTTTTGGACCCTTAATAAGGGCCAGTTTTTTTAATTTAAGTGGTCCAGAGGAGGGGGTGACATGTTAAGGCCTTGGCAAACTCAGCTGTGGCTGGAAGACAGCTCTGGTAAAACCTTGCATTCAAAACTGTTGAACACGTTAACGGCGGATATTAAGGAAGGGCGGCTGACGCCCGGCAGCATGTTGCCGGGGTCCCGCGTTTTAGCCGAGCAACTAGGCGTTAATCGGAAAACCGTACAGCAGGTATACGAAGAGCTGGAAGCTCAGGGGTGGCTGGTTACACGCTCTAGGTCGGGTACGTTTGTTTCTGAAACCCTTCCCGAGCAAGGGCTGTCCACGTCAGACCACTACTTGGTCAACAGTACCGACAGGACAAAATCGGCCTCGGAGCTGGTTGAAATACTCTACCAGGGGGCACGCGGCTCTTATAACGACATACCGATAATGAATGATGGTACTCCGGACTCTCGTCTTATCCCTTATGAGCTGCTCGCGCGAACCTATCGACGGGTGTGTATAGACCTTAGCCGTCAATCAAAGCTGGGTTATGGCGACCCTAAAGGGAGCATTGAATTACGGAAATCGATCGCGAAAATGCTATCCGGTGACCGTTTTATGAACTGTTCTGCAGAGCAGGTTTGTGTTGTCAGAGGGAGCCAAATGGGGATTTATCTTGCTTCTCGAATTTTGGATCCGGGAAAAGGTGCCATCGTCATGGAGGACCTTTGTTATTTGCCCGCTAGAGCTGCGTTTGAGTCAAATGGCTTTAAAGTCTTGAAATGCAGGCTTGATGATAAAGGGCTAGATATAGAACACTTGAGAGAGATACTGGCTGAACATTCAGTTGCAGCCATTTATGTCACCCCCCACCATCAATATCCTACAACTGTCTGTATGCACATGAGCAGGCGGCTGGTACTTCTGGAACTCTCCAAAACATACAAGTTTGCGGTTCTGGAAGATGACTATGATCATGAGTTTCACTATGAAACGAACCCAATTCCTCCGCTCGCAAGCCTGCCGAATTCTGAGAATGTTGTTCATATAGGTTCGATGTCGAAGGTCTTTGCTCCTGGTCTAAGACTTGGATATATGGCGGCCGATGCTCAGTTTATTGAGCGTGCCGCACAGGAAATCGTCTTGATTGACAGGCAGGGTAATGCGGTATCTGAACTTGTGCTTTCAAATCTGATGGAATCAGGTGAAGTCAGGCGTCATATCAGAAAAACGCGAAAGGAGTATGAGGCAAGGCGTAATTTCGCTGCAGAAGAATTCGTCCGTTTTTTTGGTGATAAGGTTTCTTTTAAGCTGCCTACAGGAGGAATGGCTATATGGGTAAATATTTCAAAGCTTGTTAATGGGAAGGTGTTGGAACAGCTTCCCGGCAAAGACTCAACTTTAAGCACCGTTTACAACGATGATCAGATTATACCGACCCATCTAAGGTTTGGGTTCGGAGCATTGAGTAAAGCTGAGATTACGCAGTCAGTAGAACAGCTTTCAAAGGCCCTGCTTGTATCAGAATGAGTAGGAGTCGACAGGCGACAAGCAGGGCTAGCGCATGAGTGTTTAGTTTCTGCTTTGTTATGTCGACACACCACAGGGCAGAGGAGCTCGGCTACGGGGGGATTCTGTCAACCATCTGAGGGCGGTATCAGGTTGATAGGGCTAAAGTGCCCCATCAACCATTAAATCCGTATGCCCCAAAAGCTAGCCTTATTAAGGCATGGCCAACTGCCTATGTTAAAAACGATCGATTATAAAAACGACCGATTTTAAAAACGATAGCTTAGCGATACTCCGGTGAGGGCTTGCCAATCGCTACCTAGCTCATCAACGATTGGGCTGTCGGCCGCGCTGCCAGTCAGATGGGTTGCGCCGACGAAACCGGTAGCTGTCCATTCAGGCGTTAGGAAATAGCTAAGGCTAGCATTCACCCCCATTCGCCAGTAACCGCTATCTGGGTTATAAGCAGCCACGCCACTACGTGCGCTGTCTTGCATTGATACGCCAAACAGCGACTCGGTCCACTTCTCGTTTGAATAGGTAACGCTGGGCGATAGCGTGAAAAATGTCCGTTCACTAACGGGCATACGCAGAACAGCATTGGCGGAAAATTTCGCGCCTTCAACGTCGCCGCTTACCGGCGTACTGCCTGCAACGCTATAGCGCCAGAACCCTTGCTGATAGCTAACCCGCAAACCTAATGTGGCCCCGCCATCGACTTTTTCAAACCGGCTGATATCGCCCTTATTGTCTCGCCCAAAGGTGTAGCCAATGAACGGAGAGGCGGTCCAGTTTCCGCTACGGATCGCGTGCCACTCAATACCGTCGCGCACATTGATTGAGAGCTGGTCGCCGTACGTCAGGTTAAGAACAGGCCACGCTTGTGTTTCATAGTCGTCGCTGCCCAGGTAGTCAGGTGAGTAGGTTACGCCTGCGCCTATACTGCCTTCCCAGCTGTCCCCCAAGGCGGGGGCAGCGAATGCGATGCTAATGAAAGCCGCTGCTAACCAGGGGGTGAAGCACTTATAGTTAGAAGTGCTTTGAGTCGCGCGAGAAACGAGAGTCGTCACGGGGTGTCCTTTAAATTGTTCAAACCTGCGAGATTGTATGTTTTTGTTTCAAACTACTGCAAGCACTCTAGAGACCTGTATGGCCCATGAGTTGAAACTATTTTCTGTTTCATAGCTTAGGTTAGATAACTCAACGGCTATAGGGCGCACTGTGCACACATAGCGCAGGGAGAGCGCTACAGGGAAGTGCAAGCAGGGAGTGCTTGTGGTGCACAAGGACGCATGAACAGGAGGTTCGTGAAGAAAGATCAAGGAGGACCTGATAAAACCCCGGCCAGTGCGATGGTCGGGGTTTTTTTATGGGCAAACGGCACTGCTGACTAACAAGCGTGATGATAAAACAGTGCGCTGAGTTTGCTCATTGGCGTGGATACCGCCGTTTGGCAATTCATACAGCGCAGCGTAGCGCTGTCTTTGCCGGTGCCCTCAAGGCGAAATCGTTTTAGGTACGACGTTGTCGAGGATTCCGCGTTGCCGCAATGACGGCAAATAATATCCACGCCGTAGACTGTCGGGCTAATCATGATATGTCTCACGCTGACCTCCTAACGCAAGGGAGTTAATGGGTTCAGTCGTGGTAACGTCCGTGTAGGGATGCATCCGTGACGATGCTTAAAAAGTATAAACAGCAAACGGCTAGTTCGCCATTTATATAAGCAGCTAGCTATTTATAAACGGGTAGTAAAAAATTTAAAAAACTCATGTTTTGATATCCCAGGTTAATGTTTTTGACATATATGAGGTTCAAGGTAGGTAAACACAGGGAAAGGTGTTAGGGACGACCAAGCAGGAAGGCTTGTTAAACCAGGGATGCACGAACAGGATGTTCGTGAAGAAGGATTACGGAGGAAATACTACTACCCCGGCCAGGAATGGCCGGGGTTTTTTACGCTAGTGCTTGGCTACACTCGTTCTTCACTATCTCTTCACTACTTCTTTGCTTTTTTGGGCTTTGAAGTTTTTTTGTCTTCATCAGTATCAGACTTGTCGCTATCAGGCTTGTCGCTACCCTGATGGCTAAGCGTGCTGGCCTGATCGAGCCGTGGGTGGTTGTCCAGGAATTCCCGCTGCAGGTCAGGTAGGGCGTCCAGTGCTTTTAAGGTGTGGGTCAGCGCGTGAACTGCCGCGAGTACATCCTGGGTGTTGCCGGTTTCGGAAATAGTATGCATGTTGCGGATCGGGAAACCGATTGAGGTAGCTGCGCTATCAATAGAGGCCAGCACGCCTGCCATGCCGTCAGTACCCGTATCCACGCCCACGATGTCCCGCTGCAGGGGAATATCCTGCTCTTTGGCGACGCTGGCGATAATGCGGTTGAGCTGTTCGCTGGCAATGGAGCCTACGGACATCGTGAAGCCTTTGCCCATTTCCAGCGGCTGCATGCGCTTGTCGCCAATGCCGGGGGCGGCTACGTAGTCGTGGTTAACGTCTACGCCAATCAGTGCGTCTGGCTTTAGTTCGCCAGCCAATACGCGGCTGCCGAAACGGCCAATTTCTTCGTAGCTGGCAATGGCAAACAGCACGCGTACGTTTTCAGTACCACCGGCTTCTGCGATTAACTTCGCCACTTCTGCGGTAACAAAGCAGCCCAAGCCATTATCCAGGTAAGCGCCGTAGAAGGTGTTCGGGCTAAAACCAGGGCGAATGGGGCGGTCGAAAATAATCGAATCACCCGGGCGAACGCCTAAATTCAGCACTTGCTGCTTTTTATTTTCGCCATGGATTTGCAGGTCCAGGTAGATCTGCTCTTTTTTGATACCTTTGCTGCCATCGCGCTGTGCAGGATCAGAAAAGTGAATCGCGCCCAGGGCTTCTACTGTACCGCCTTGGATGCAGCGATAGCTGCCGGGGGCGTCAGGATCTTCGCTGAATAGCTTCACTTCATGGCCGATAAGTACGGTAGGCAAGAAGGAGTCAGTGTTGATCCAGATCTTGCCGTCTTCGCCAATCGAGCGAACCTGCATGCGGATTTTGTCTGCATGGCCGATGATCATCACTTTGAACATGTCATCGCGACCAGGGTGGGTGTCCAGCACTACGCCAGCATTGCCTTTAAACTGATGCAGATGCCAGCCGCTGGGTGCGAAGCTTTCAAAGTAGGGCTTCAGTACGCCGTAGGTCATGGCGCCTTCCAGGCCTACCGGGCTAGGGGCGGCAAGAATATCGCGCATGATGTTGAACTGCGCGTCGGGCATGGGTTGCGTCCAGGGTTTGGCGCTGTCGCTCATGTTAAGCACTCTCCGTTGGGTGGTGTTCATCGCTAACTAGTCTGCCAGATTCTTGCTTCAGATGCGCATGGCTGGTTCGCCTAGAGAGACAAGAATTTTGGGCTTTGGTTATAAAATCCTCTAGGATAGGCGCTTTTTTCTGACAAGGTGGAAGGTCATGGCGTCTTCTGGGCAACCTCGCACTCAGTGGCTGGGCCGCTGGGGCTTTATGCTGGCAGCCACCGGTTCGGCGGTGGGGCTGGGCAATATTTGGAAATTCCCCTATATCACCGGGGAGTATGGTGGTGGGGCCTTTGTGCTGGTGTATCTGGCGTGCATTTTAGCCGTTGGCGTTCCAGTGATGATGACCGAAATTGCCTTTGGTCGGCGTGGGCGCGGCAGCCCGATTGATGCGATACGGCGCGTTGTCAATGAGTCTGGCCGCTCTTCTGCCTGGTCGCTGATTGGTTGGATGGCGATGCTTTGCGGCTTTATGATTCTGTCGTTTTATGTCGTGGTCGCAGGTTGGTCGTTCTCCTATTTATGGAAAATGCTCACCGGTGGCCTTGCAGGCAGTAGCGTTGATGACATGGCGGCGGTCTTTGGAGCCAATAATGCCAACCCGTTCATTCTGGGCGGTTGGAGCACCCTGGTGGCAGTGCTGACCATGGTGATTGTGGGCAAAGGCGTTCAGGAAGGTATCGAGAAAAACGTCAGTTGGATGATGCCTGGGCTGGTGCTCATGCTCATTCTGCTGATTATTTTTGGGGTGTTTTCCGGTGGGTTTGGCGAGGCAGTGAGTTTCTTGTTCTCGTTCAACGCGGGCAGCCTCTCCAGTGAAGGCATGCTGGCGGCGTTGGGCCACGCCTTTTTCACCTTGTCGTTGGCATCCGGTGCGATTCTGACTTACGGTAGCTACTTGCCCAAAGGTGCATCCATTGGGCGTACCACGATAAGCGTGGCCATTGCTGATACCGTGGTTGCGCTAATGGCGGGGCTGGCGATCTTCCCGGTTATTTTTGCTAACGGGATGAATCCTGGTGAAGGGCCGGGGCTTATCTTTATGAGCTTGCCGCTGGCCTTCCAGGCGATGCCAATGGGCACGTTATTTGGCATTCTGTTTTTCTTGATGCTCTCGATGGCGGCGCTGACCTCGTCTATTTCGATGGTGGAAGCCACGGTGTCGTGGTTATGCGATAACAAAGGCATGACCCGTAAATCGGCCTCTTGGGCGACGGGCATCGTGCTATGGCTGATCAGCACGCTGGCGATGCTATCGTTTAACCTGGGCGCTGATTGGACACTGGCGGGTAAAAACTTCTTTGACTGGCTGGATTATTTGACCTCGCGCTGGATGATGCCGCTGGGTGGCTTGGGTACGGTCGTGTTGGCGGGGTTTGTGCTGAAAAGTGAGACATTCCGCGATGAACTAGGCCTTGCACCGTTGCCTTATGCGCTATGGTTGACCATGGTGCGCTACGTTAGTCCGTTGGGTATTTTGGTTATCTTTGCTGATGCCTTGGGGCTTTACCAAGTTTCGTTCGCGGTGCATTGGCCGTGGCTGCTAGCGGTTTTGCTGGTCATGGTCGCAGTGGGGGAGACTCTAAGCCCGCGGCTGCGCCAAGCGCTGCGCTCGCGCTAGCCGCTGTTGTTCACGCTTCACCCTGGCAGCTGCAATGGCACCAGGGTGAGTGCCTGCCTCCATGAGTTCGTCCCAGCAGGTGGTGTAACGGTTAGAGCGGTGTGCACAGCGCAACTGCCACGGTGCTTCCGCCTCTGTCATTCCAAAACGAATCGTGCCTTGCCCCATGCGTTGGTTAATCGCGTCAACGGTGTTCATCAAGTGCGGGTGTGCTTTATGTGAAGGCTGCAACAGCGAAAGCTGATACTGCTGTGCATCGACTAAGTCCAATAGCATGACACCGGCTTTCATAAACTGAAAACCCGGCCGATACATCTGTTCCAACCCTTCGCGGACGGCTTCTAAAATGATGCGGGTATCGTCGCTTGGCGATGCCAGGGGAATCATCGCGCTAGGTGAAAGCTGAGGCTGGTCTTTACGATGGCGGTTGGTATTTAGAAATAGCAATATGGCGCGGGTAAGGCTTTTCTGCTGGCGCAGTTTTTCGGCACTGCGCTGAGCATGGCGGCGCAGCGCTGCGTGCAATTCCGCTTTTACACCGGTTGCTTGGCCAAAAGAGCGTGATGTCATAATACGCTGACGCGGCGCTTCTAGTGCGTTCATTTCCAAGCAGGAGGTACCGCGTAGCTCTAGCGCTGTACGCGCAAGCACCACTGAAAATCGTTTGCGAAGTTGCTTTGGGTCACACTCCCGCAACTGCCACGCCGTGCGAATACCACTCACCGCAAGCCGTTCTGCTAGGCGTCTGCCGACGCCCCATACGTCATTCACCGACAGCTGTTTAAGCAGCGCCGTAGTGGTCGGGCTGTTGGCAGTGAGTAGGCAGACGCCTTGGTAGTGAGGCTGCTGTTTGGCAACGTGATTAGCGAGTTTGGCTAGCGTATGGGTAGGTGCCAGCCCTACGCATACGGGCAGCCCTAAATAGCGGCGAACACGGCGGCGGACAACTTCCCCAAGCGCTTGGCATTGAGCGTCGCTGAAGCCATCCAGATAGATAAACATTTCATCAATAGAGTAAGGCGCGACGTCTGGACAAGCATCCCGCAGTAGCTGGGCGAGTCGTGCGGACATGTCGCCATAGAGTTCATAGTTAGATGACAATAAGTGAATCTCTCCCCGTCGGCGCAAACCTTCCAACTGAAAAGAGGGAGTGCCCATGGGAATTTCCAAGGCCTTCATTTCGGCCGAACGGGCGATCACACAGCCATCGTTATTCGACATCACGCCCACGGGTTTGCCTTCAAGCGTGGGGTTAAAAACGAGCTCGCAGGAAACATAAAAATTATTGGCATCAACAAGGCCAATCATGGCAAATACTCATGCACCACAGCGCGCACCACCCCCCATAGCTGGCAGTTTGTCTCTTCTAACGGCAGCGGTGGATAGTGAGGATGTGCCGAGCAGAGGTGTGGCGTGCCTTGATAGAGCGCATAACGCTTTATCAGTACTTCCTCTTCAAACATAGCGACCAGGATATGCCCTAAGCGGGGCGGTATGCTGCGGTCTACCACCAGTAAGTCACCTTCAAATATCCCCCAGCCTTCCATGCTGTCGCCCGCGGCGGTGAGATAAAACGTATGGTTGGGGTGTTTAATCAACCGCTCATTGAGATCCAACGTGCGTGGTTCGTAATCTTGAGCAGGTGAGGGGAAGCCGCTAAACCCAGCACGGCCGTATAGCGTTGGAAATGGCAACGGCTGAGAGGTTAACGGCAGGGCTGTCGCAACCATCGTTGTTGGAAATGTACTCGTTGTTAACGTACTTGTTGCAAACG includes the following:
- a CDS encoding DUF4878 domain-containing protein is translated as MKNHLLYPLLLLLAVFTLTACSGGKPEDTVETFFKAAAQGDTDKAIDQISFASVSANEMVQARGKVQMIVGEVQNRINANDGFDSVETLNSVISDDGNQATIQSQINYGNGKSTTENTRLVKIDGDWKISLD
- a CDS encoding dihydrodipicolinate synthase family protein, with the translated sequence MNPGAKVDAIAALGSAGEAAYLSEEEWKQVAEYTVKYVAGRVPVVIGIAELTTEQAVKYAQHAHNIGADVIMLSPFSYYKLSEAEIFQHYEAVSSASPLPIMVYNNPATCGVDMSPEFMLKMVDSIQNASMIKESTGDIQRMHKIYTLSDGKVPFFNGCNHMALEALNAGASGWCTAAPCLIGDKPKQLFDAVKSGDNEKAKALFYQQYEFLEFIVSFGLAAAVKSGLTLQGKEAGNPRKPLLPLNKTAQQRLQSMLDNLNQ
- a CDS encoding IS30 family transposase, coding for MGYRQLTQTQRYQIHARYDLGVSQRQIGRELGIHSSTVSRELRRNATSGGYDPEQAQSLSDHRRRTAWKWTKRLPSLITAVADRLREEWSPEQISGFMAPLAGIGVSHQWIYSLIWDDRAQGGDLWRHLRQPKRRSKHRAQAKSAGLGKIPSRVGIEHRPAEVDARLVIGHWEGDTVIQGHKQSGLVTLVERRSGYLLAARLPRVSAELTQAAMIRLLKPRRGAVKTITLDNGSEFAGHIAVGKAVTAKTYFCDPYCSGQRGSNENTNGLIRQYFPKGTDFRQVTDAELRKVVEKLNDRPRKRLGYRTPAQVFLGEYSGALDTAGAALIA
- a CDS encoding aldolase, producing MKTATKAKQELMQIAESNMQERIQDIELTVREKLALTCRILFDKGHDSGLAGQITCRSEQPNTFLTQRLGLGFDEITAENLLIVDHDLELLAGKGMPNPANRFHTWIYKEHPEVNCIIHTHPTHVAALSMLEVPLIISQMDTAALYNDCSFVAEWPGVPVGNEEGVLISKALGNNRAVFLAHHGQLVTGKTIEEACNLAILIERAAKLQLLAMSAGQIKPLPHDLAQEAHDWVSSDKRNKVNFAYYARQALKNHQNCI
- a CDS encoding PLP-dependent aminotransferase family protein, whose product is MLRPWQTQLWLEDSSGKTLHSKLLNTLTADIKEGRLTPGSMLPGSRVLAEQLGVNRKTVQQVYEELEAQGWLVTRSRSGTFVSETLPEQGLSTSDHYLVNSTDRTKSASELVEILYQGARGSYNDIPIMNDGTPDSRLIPYELLARTYRRVCIDLSRQSKLGYGDPKGSIELRKSIAKMLSGDRFMNCSAEQVCVVRGSQMGIYLASRILDPGKGAIVMEDLCYLPARAAFESNGFKVLKCRLDDKGLDIEHLREILAEHSVAAIYVTPHHQYPTTVCMHMSRRLVLLELSKTYKFAVLEDDYDHEFHYETNPIPPLASLPNSENVVHIGSMSKVFAPGLRLGYMAADAQFIERAAQEIVLIDRQGNAVSELVLSNLMESGEVRRHIRKTRKEYEARRNFAAEEFVRFFGDKVSFKLPTGGMAIWVNISKLVNGKVLEQLPGKDSTLSTVYNDDQIIPTHLRFGFGALSKAEITQSVEQLSKALLVSE
- a CDS encoding MipA/OmpV family protein, with translation MTTLVSRATQSTSNYKCFTPWLAAAFISIAFAAPALGDSWEGSIGAGVTYSPDYLGSDDYETQAWPVLNLTYGDQLSINVRDGIEWHAIRSGNWTASPFIGYTFGRDNKGDISRFEKVDGGATLGLRVSYQQGFWRYSVAGSTPVSGDVEGAKFSANAVLRMPVSERTFFTLSPSVTYSNEKWTESLFGVSMQDSARSGVAAYNPDSGYWRMGVNASLSYFLTPEWTATGFVGATHLTGSAADSPIVDELGSDWQALTGVSLSYRF
- a CDS encoding M20/M25/M40 family metallo-hydrolase translates to MSDSAKPWTQPMPDAQFNIMRDILAAPSPVGLEGAMTYGVLKPYFESFAPSGWHLHQFKGNAGVVLDTHPGRDDMFKVMIIGHADKIRMQVRSIGEDGKIWINTDSFLPTVLIGHEVKLFSEDPDAPGSYRCIQGGTVEALGAIHFSDPAQRDGSKGIKKEQIYLDLQIHGENKKQQVLNLGVRPGDSIIFDRPIRPGFSPNTFYGAYLDNGLGCFVTAEVAKLIAEAGGTENVRVLFAIASYEEIGRFGSRVLAGELKPDALIGVDVNHDYVAAPGIGDKRMQPLEMGKGFTMSVGSIASEQLNRIIASVAKEQDIPLQRDIVGVDTGTDGMAGVLASIDSAATSIGFPIRNMHTISETGNTQDVLAAVHALTHTLKALDALPDLQREFLDNHPRLDQASTLSHQGSDKPDSDKSDTDEDKKTSKPKKAKK
- a CDS encoding sodium-dependent transporter; its protein translation is MASSGQPRTQWLGRWGFMLAATGSAVGLGNIWKFPYITGEYGGGAFVLVYLACILAVGVPVMMTEIAFGRRGRGSPIDAIRRVVNESGRSSAWSLIGWMAMLCGFMILSFYVVVAGWSFSYLWKMLTGGLAGSSVDDMAAVFGANNANPFILGGWSTLVAVLTMVIVGKGVQEGIEKNVSWMMPGLVLMLILLIIFGVFSGGFGEAVSFLFSFNAGSLSSEGMLAALGHAFFTLSLASGAILTYGSYLPKGASIGRTTISVAIADTVVALMAGLAIFPVIFANGMNPGEGPGLIFMSLPLAFQAMPMGTLFGILFFLMLSMAALTSSISMVEATVSWLCDNKGMTRKSASWATGIVLWLISTLAMLSFNLGADWTLAGKNFFDWLDYLTSRWMMPLGGLGTVVLAGFVLKSETFRDELGLAPLPYALWLTMVRYVSPLGILVIFADALGLYQVSFAVHWPWLLAVLLVMVAVGETLSPRLRQALRSR